tatgtattgccctgtcgtgtcgtgtttccctcagatgctgcgtggtgagcaggtgtctgagtctgctacgttcaagtgccttcccgaggcaacctgcagttcttgatcaagtctccagtctgttctcgtcattacgagtagtattatgccttttgtttgtaaagtaactttactggattaaaaactctgttttcgccaagtcgcttttgggtcctcattcaccagcataacagtacCGGTGCCTgggtgactctgtaccggtgcctcggtgactctgtaccggtgccccctgtataaagccttgttattgttagTCTTATTGTGATACTTtgtattattacttttattttagcctacttggtaaatattttcttaaactgcactgttggttaagggcttgtcagtaagcatttcacggtaaagtctacacttgttgttttcggtgcatgtgacaaatcaagttTGATATGATGTCTagtttgatgctaattagcattttagaATCTGAGAGCAAATAGAgaagaatatattgataaaagtcaccttgtcctagagagattgaCATGGTTATAGATATGGcatagatatggctttttctttgcaactctgcataGAAGGCCAGCACACTTTCAAAAAGCACCCATTGCTTCAAGGGCCGCTGGCTGCTGATAGGCTTTCTTGACTTTACATTCATTTTTGCCAACACATCCTTGTTGTCTTTAATCTCTGTTTAACCAGCTGAACAGATGCTCTTAGTGAACATGTTTTTGAGTTACCTTTCTAGCTAATTGGCTATGTTAGGGTTTACAGTTCTCTTCCAATTAGGCTATCATGTGTTGAGGTCAAAACTATTTACCAAATCTATTCAGTTGaaaatgttgattacttctcCTTGACATGATCATTCACCAGATGACGAGACAAGATACAATACATgatgtttttaaatatatttttgctaACATGTGATTGGGGTTCCTTGGTCTCCGGTTTGCCTGGCAGGGGGTCCCTGGGTAAGAAAAGGTTGAAGACCCCTGTCAAAGACAGTGCAGGCTGAGTCCCTGCCCGAAAATAATTTATCCCCCgcccctcatcctctctgttgCCATGGAAGCACCAGATCTAGCACTTGATTGGCTTGCTTGGTAAGCACGTGCTAGATGAGGCTTCAAATATGACAACAGGCCCAGATGTAATTATTGCAGAGTCGAAGCAGTGTTCGTTAACGTGGTTTGTGGTGTTGATTAGCTCAAATTTACAACATGGTCGAGGCATTCGTTGGAACTTGGAAGATGACTTCCAGTGAGAATTTTGATGAATATATGAAGGCAATAGGTGAAGTGTTACCTTATTAAATAAAGTAGTTTTTAAATGAAAGACAATGTTGCATTTCGATCTAGAACCTTACTAAAGTTGATTTAGATATATCCGTTTTTCACAGGTGTGGGTTTTGCTACTCGGCAGATGGGGAATATGGCGAAGCCCAATTTGCAGTTCAGCATCGACGACGGTGTAATATCAATGAAATCCCAGAGCACTTTCAAAACCACAGAGGCCAAGTTTAAATTGAATGAAGAATTCGACGAGATGACTGCAGATGACAGGAAAACCAAGGTGGGTGCAGGAGCCACACTATAGACATGCCGGTTGTTACAGTAGTGTGGTTTCCAAttgattgtaaaaaaaataaattaCTTTAAAATTTAGTGAGTTGTGCCCTCCTGACACTACTCTATTTCCAGACTCTGATGACCTTTGAGAACGGAAAACTGGTGCAGAAACAAACTTGGGACGGCAAGACTACCACGCTCGAGCGGGAGTTGCAAGATGGAAAATTGATTGCGGTAAGGTTTCATGTCCTGCTTGCTATTCCCTTCTCTGCTTAGTTTGACATAAAATATGCTTTTTTCATAAGCCTAATTTGCAATGTCCATGCTTGATATTGCAATATTGTTCAATGTTGCATGTGATCATCTTTATGCAATGCACGTTGTCATCTTGTAAATTGCGTTCTCCCGGGGTTACCAACAAGGATGGCATGCGTTTTTACGCGCGAACGTGTTCAAAATGTCCTTTCTAGATTTGGCTGGGAAGCGTGGCTTGATAAGCACTTGCAGTCATGTGCAACACGCTACTTAATTATTTTAAACTAAATGATTAATTGGTAATCGAGTGCTAATAAACCCAATGATTTACATAAACCCGGGATTGCTGCTGTATGTGTTGGCATTGCCATTGCGAGGCTCTGCTGCCACCGGTCCGCCATAGGCACTATCCAGTAGgaccagtcctccataggaatgaatggaatgcatgttttttgggggggtgaggGGGTTGTAGTGGGTACAGTAACATCCGTTTCCTTAAAGTAATTTATAATGCATTATTTAGCTCACATAATGTGAGAGCCTGTTATAGAATAAATATAGATTCCAACATGTATTTTATGATTGAATATTAGTGGCTGCACAGTGGTATCAATAGTGCCCCCGGTCAGTCATCCAGGGTTAAACCTGTTAACTTATCTACACTCTGTTCATTGGTCAACATGGTCAGTTCCCTTTTATAGTTGCTGTTTTAACTCCTACCCTGTCACATTTAGCTTACATCATAATGCCCTTCAGTTTTAAGGAAGTTAACGTGGGTTGGCTCATTCAGACTGCAGTTTCAAGTGGAACTACAACTGACACACAGGCTGATTTGGTGGTTTGTTCATCACTGAATGTGTCATTACATTTTGAGTTCTAGGTTCTTACACATGTCATTACATGACCTAAAGTGTGTACTGCTCTCTATTCCAGAAATGTGTAATGGATGATGTGGTGGCACTGAGGACCTATGAGAAAGAGGTGTGATTCCAGCCTGCTGAATTGAAGACCCCCCACCAGCAAATCAAAAACATGCATGTTATCTGTTCAATACCTACCATGTTAAATTCACTGACTCAATTGGTACCAAAATCCCATGAAGCTTTCAATAAAGTCAATTGTTCTGCTTTGTGAAAAGTGGTATTTCCTTCATTGCAATATGTAGGCCAGTTTGTAGGCTAAAGCCTATTCATCAAACTTAATCTATGTGGATTACAAACGGGCAAATCTCTGGTTTATCCTGAGTACTTTGGTTGTAGGTGGTGCTGCTAACATTCAATACATTTCAGTGTCAATTTTTCTCAAATGAATGTTAGTGTAGCGTGCTCAATGTATGCTAAGTGTTCCCTGCAAAATACATTGATTTCACACTGTACCTATTGAGAACTGGTGACCAAGTAGAAATGTCCAAAACTGACCATATCTATAATACGATGCAAAAACTGCCATGTCTAGTGGGGAAAATGATTCATTATTGTGACACTGGACTATAACCACTCCTAAACCACTGAGGAATATGAAGTATTGTCTGAGCAGTGGCATGGTAACTAAACCCTGGATGCCTTCATATTAGCGTGCTGCTGCTAACTAGTAATTACTGAACTTTAAAACCTGAATTTCTTTGCCCATTTAGGACTGTTCTATTCTGTGAACTTTTCAGCAGCATTCAGGTGCTTCTGAATATGACTACTGGGACCAGTGGTCTGCCCAGTGGTGCTGTTGCTGCTATAACTGCATCTCCGTTTGTTCCAAGTATCTCTAGGATGGGTCCTACTCAAGTGTTCCAAATGCCACCCTCTTAgctttatagtgcactagttttcaCAAGCCTTTAAGGGCCCTTGTCAAAATTCATTAATGCAAATTAACTTATAGGACACTTGCTGAATCCTAAATCTGTTCATGGGTGGGAAATAATTCACAAGCTTACCCAGGCTGGGTGCCAAAATGAAACATTCTCATACAAGTACAGGTGCCAAGTTGaccattttaaaaatataatctgCTTACATTCTACATAgttctcttcccccccccccaaaaaaaaaacagcTGACGGGTTTGTATGTAGACCCAAGATCAGAAATGGTAACATTTCAAGACCAAGTTAAGCTTGTCAGAAGTTTAGATGTGCCAGCGCGTCTATGGAATGGGGTGCTCATCTGGGTAGTCATGTAGTCCAAAAAGTAAAGGTTATGCCATCTCCCATAAGACTGACATAACACCCTACTGTTATGGGCTAACAAAATGCAGAAATCTCCCAGAAAGATTAGTCCAAATGAGCTCATTGTCAAACAGGTCCCAAAAATGTCAAATCTAATAAGAATGCACAATGCCAGAGGGAGTACTGTCCAGCCCTCTTCATAGTCTTCCAGCACCCATTAGACATGACACCTGACGCCTTATGCTGCATTCGTAATGAAGTGGGAATTTACCACATACGACTGGGGAAACTCCATTAGACATGACACCTGACGCCTTATGCTGCGTTTGTAATGAAGTGGGAATTTACCACATACGACTGGGGTAAATCCATTAGACATGACACCTGACGCCTTATGCTGCGTTCGTAATGAAGTGGGAATTTACCACATACGACTGGGGGTAAATCCATTAGACATGACACCTGACGCCTTATGCTGCGTTCGTAATGAAGTGGGAATTTACCACATACGACTGGGGGTAAATCCATTAGACCTGACGCCTTATGCTGCGTTCGTAATGAAGTGGGAATCTACCACATACGACTGGGGGTAAATCCATTAGACATGACACCTGACGCCTTATGCTGCATTCGTAATGAAGTGGGAATTTACCACATACGACTGGGGGAAACTCCATTAGACATGACACCTGATGCCTTATGCTGCATTCGTAATGAAGTGGGAATTTACCACATACGACTGGGGGAAAATCCATTAGACATGACGCCTTATGCTGCATTCGTAATGAAGTGGGAATTTACCACATACGACTGGGGGTAAATCCATTAGACATGACACCTGACGCCTTATGTTGCATTCGTAATGAAGTGGGAATTTACCACATACGACTGGGGGTAAATCCATTAGACATGACACCTGACGCCTTATGCTGCATTCGTAATGAAGTGGGAATTTACCACATACGACTGGGGGTAAATCCATTAGACATGACACCTGACGCCTTATGTTGCATTCGTAATGAAGTGGAATTTACCACATACGACTGGGGGTAAATCCATTAGAACGGACTTCAAACTAGTCATTACTAGTGGGAAACTATTATCCCACTTCTCCCACATGCTGACCTCTGTTAGATTATGGTTTATGTagcttgttggccattagccaatcagcattcctCAACGAGTTCAAAGCACGTGAATGCATCCAACTGGTATTCATGGCTTCACAACTGGTAACATCCCACCTGGTTAGGAACGCAGCATTAACAGTCTCTTGTTCATGAACGGATACGTTCTGAGTGTTAAAGTTGTAATACCACTGGATTGCTGTTGCTGCTTAATGGAGCTGGACTGATGAATGAATGACAAGCATCTTTTTGTAT
This DNA window, taken from Oncorhynchus gorbuscha isolate QuinsamMale2020 ecotype Even-year unplaced genomic scaffold, OgorEven_v1.0 Un_scaffold_3399, whole genome shotgun sequence, encodes the following:
- the LOC124027629 gene encoding fatty acid-binding protein, adipocyte-like; the protein is MVEAFVGTWKMTSSENFDEYMKAIGVGFATRQMGNMAKPNLQFSIDDGVISMKSQSTFKTTEAKFKLNEEFDEMTADDRKTKTLMTFENGKLVQKQTWDGKTTTLERELQDGKLIAKCVMDDVVALRTYEKEV